The following proteins come from a genomic window of Achromobacter deleyi:
- a CDS encoding LysR substrate-binding domain-containing protein: MDLKQIEYFVRVAERRSFSRAAEMLDVAQPTLSRQVRLLELELGQHLLYRNGRGAEPTEAGLRFLEHARALLALADRAKQDLQTLRETPTGKVVVGLPPRIARVLTPPLVQAFRRRFPDASIAVAEGLSAQMREWLLAGRVDLALLYDPAPSPQLGYESLFREDLVLVAAADHQPPLPARVAVAGLGAYPLVLPSLPNAIRTLVESICRAQGVRLQVAAEVDAVQTIVELAAQGDAYAILPRSAARGPAAEHALSLSDIVSPRITNNLVLASARHRPATRLAAATGDLIRQLNLAALFAPAAVAR, translated from the coding sequence ATGGACCTCAAGCAGATCGAATACTTCGTGCGCGTCGCCGAGCGGCGCAGCTTCTCGCGCGCCGCCGAAATGCTCGACGTGGCCCAGCCCACGCTGAGCCGCCAGGTACGGCTGCTGGAGCTGGAACTGGGCCAGCACCTGCTCTATCGCAATGGCCGCGGCGCCGAGCCGACCGAGGCCGGCCTGCGCTTCCTGGAACACGCGCGCGCGCTGCTGGCGCTGGCCGACCGCGCCAAGCAGGACCTGCAGACCCTGCGCGAGACGCCGACGGGCAAGGTCGTGGTGGGCCTGCCGCCGCGCATCGCCCGGGTGCTGACCCCGCCGCTGGTGCAGGCCTTCCGGCGCCGCTTTCCCGACGCGTCGATCGCCGTGGCCGAAGGCCTGAGCGCACAGATGCGCGAATGGCTGCTGGCCGGCCGGGTCGACCTGGCGCTGCTGTACGACCCCGCGCCGTCGCCGCAACTGGGCTACGAATCGCTGTTCCGCGAAGACCTGGTGCTGGTGGCCGCCGCCGACCACCAGCCGCCCCTGCCCGCCCGCGTGGCCGTGGCCGGCCTGGGCGCCTATCCGCTGGTGCTGCCCAGCCTGCCCAACGCCATCCGCACCCTGGTCGAGAGCATCTGCCGCGCGCAGGGCGTGCGGCTGCAGGTCGCCGCCGAGGTGGACGCGGTGCAGACCATCGTGGAACTGGCGGCCCAGGGCGACGCCTATGCCATCCTGCCGCGCTCGGCCGCGCGCGGGCCGGCGGCCGAACATGCGCTGTCGCTCAGCGACATCGTGTCGCCGCGGATCACCAACAACCTGGTGCTGGCCAGCGCCCGCCATCGCCCCGCCACCCGGCTGGCCGCGGCCACCGGCGACCTGATCCGCCAGCTGAACCTGGCCGCGCTGTTCGCGCCGGCCGCCGTCGCGCGCTGA
- a CDS encoding heavy metal sensor histidine kinase encodes MKSSLKSRLVVMFAVAAAATFALTGVALYGVLDRQLDRIQQDALRTTAHEVSYSLTRSGDPERWGRFKAKLDTLTPADGSLRFWVLSDDPAYEYGKGLADVDRLERHADGFGTITLPDRENELLTITVTVEAFQQRPRVRLIVGMDSAPYAHTLRYFLWAMAGLSLTAILLVGLLGFWVARLGLRPLNRLSAEARALRPSALSQRLSMAALPVELEDLATSFNGALARLEGAYNQLEDFNADVAHELRTPLTNLIGQTQVALSRPRGSGELREVLQSNLEELDRLRAMVNDMLFLARADQGEAATGRIHAVLADEVGKTVEFFEFLLDEAGMRVRIQGERDAVALIDTALFRRAVTNLLQNAIQYSSAGAEITVDIVRRDGLLEVAVSNPGPPIAPEHLPHLFQRFYRVDAARGGDGVEHSHGLGLAIVKAVAVMHGGTVSAASGGGVTRVAFSVGTAAG; translated from the coding sequence ATGAAATCCTCGCTCAAGTCCCGGCTGGTGGTGATGTTCGCGGTGGCGGCGGCGGCCACCTTCGCGCTGACCGGGGTGGCGCTGTACGGGGTGCTGGACCGCCAGCTCGACCGTATCCAGCAGGACGCCCTGCGCACCACGGCGCACGAGGTCAGCTATTCGCTCACGCGCAGCGGCGATCCCGAGCGCTGGGGCCGCTTCAAGGCCAAGCTCGATACGCTGACGCCGGCCGACGGCAGCCTGCGCTTCTGGGTGCTGTCGGATGATCCGGCCTATGAATACGGCAAGGGCCTGGCCGACGTCGACCGGCTCGAGCGCCATGCCGATGGCTTCGGCACGATCACGCTGCCGGACCGCGAGAACGAACTGCTGACCATCACCGTGACCGTCGAGGCCTTCCAGCAGCGGCCGCGGGTGCGCCTGATCGTCGGCATGGATTCGGCGCCGTATGCGCATACGCTGCGCTACTTCCTGTGGGCCATGGCCGGGCTGTCGCTGACCGCCATCCTGCTGGTGGGCCTGCTGGGCTTCTGGGTGGCGCGGCTGGGCCTGCGGCCGCTCAACCGGCTGTCGGCCGAGGCCCGGGCGCTGCGCCCCAGCGCGCTGTCGCAGCGCCTGAGCATGGCGGCGCTGCCGGTCGAGCTGGAAGACCTGGCCACGTCCTTCAACGGCGCACTGGCGCGGCTGGAGGGCGCCTACAACCAGCTCGAGGACTTCAACGCCGACGTCGCGCACGAACTGCGCACGCCGCTCACCAACCTGATCGGCCAGACCCAGGTGGCGCTGTCGCGGCCGCGCGGCTCGGGCGAGCTGCGCGAGGTGCTGCAATCGAACCTCGAAGAGCTGGATCGGCTGCGCGCCATGGTCAACGACATGCTGTTCCTGGCGCGCGCCGACCAGGGCGAGGCCGCCACCGGGCGCATCCACGCGGTGCTGGCCGACGAGGTCGGCAAGACGGTGGAGTTCTTCGAGTTCCTGCTGGACGAGGCCGGCATGCGCGTGCGCATCCAGGGCGAGCGGGACGCGGTGGCGCTGATCGATACGGCGCTGTTCCGGCGGGCGGTGACCAACCTGCTGCAGAACGCCATCCAGTATTCATCGGCCGGCGCCGAGATCACGGTGGACATCGTGCGGCGCGACGGGCTGCTGGAGGTGGCCGTCAGCAACCCCGGCCCGCCGATCGCGCCGGAGCACCTGCCGCACCTGTTCCAGCGTTTCTACCGGGTCGACGCCGCGCGCGGCGGCGACGGCGTAGAGCACAGCCATGGCCTGGGCCTGGCTATCGTCAAGGCGGTGGCGGTCATGCATGGCGGCACGGTATCGGCCGCCAGCGGCGGCGGGGTGACGCGGGTGGCGTTCAGTGTCGGCACGGCGGCCGGGTAG